A window of Blautia argi genomic DNA:
AAACATTCCTATTCCTGAAACCTCTTCTGTCCCAAAATCCCTTTTCTTTTCCAGTGGAAAAATACGAAAATGCAAATAGCAGAAGATACCAGAGAGCCTGCAGGCGCTGCAAGTCCCATGGGATACAGAGTATCCGGAAAATAAAGAGCTGCCAGATACGCCCCTGGAACCCGGACACATACTGCAGAAATCAGGTTGTGCAAAAAGGATACTGCCGACCTTCCATAAGCACAAAAATAACCGCTGAAGCAAAAATGTACACCTGCAATGGCACAATCCAGAGCATATGCCTTTAAGTACTGACTTCCCATAACAATAATATTTTTATCCTGAGAAAAAAGTTTTAAAACCGCCTCCGGCGCCAGAATACAGGCGCCAGCAGCCAGGATTCCAAAAGAAACAGAAAGAACCAGTCCATATCCCAGTGTCTTTTCTGCCCGCTCGTGCTTTCCTGCCCCAATATTCTGTGCTGCAATGGCTGAAATAGAAGACAGCATGGCAGATGGCACTAAAAAAAGAAAACTGATAACCTTTTCCACAATCCCCACTCCAGCGGCAGCTACCACGCCTCTCTGATTGGCAATAACTGTAATCAGAAGAAAGGAAATCTGAATAAATCCGTCCTGGCAGGCAACCGGAACTCCGATTTTCAAAATACTGCCAAGAGTCGGTCGATCGGGAACAAAATCCTGCTTTTTCAGCTTTAGCATCATTCCTTTTTTCTTCCTTATAGCAAGAAATGCCAGAACCACACTGGCTGTCTGAGAAAGTACGGTTCCCCATGCCGCACCTGCTGCTCCCATATGAAGGCCTCCAATAAAGGCAAAATCCAACAAAATGTTCAGCACACAGGCAGCCGCCACAAAATACATAGGACTTTTGGAATCTCCCATTCCTCTGAAAATACAGCTTAAAATATTATATGCCGTAATAATCGGAATTCCGAGGAAACAAATGGTCAGATACTCTCTTGTCTGTCCCAGCGCTTCCTTTGGTACTGACACCCATTCCATAATCTGCTGTATTACCAAAAGCAGAATCCCTGTAGAGATAAGAGATACTGCCAGAAACAGCACTACTGTATTTCCAACCAGCTTTCCTGCTTTTCCCTTGTTTTTCTCTCCCACTGCCTGCCCCAGTAAAACTGTTGTTCCCATAGCCAGACCTACGATTACTACTGTAATCATATGCATAACCTGACTTCCTATGGAAACCGCAGAAATGGCTGCCGCTCCATTATACTGTCCTGTTACATATAAATCTGCCATGCCATAAAAAGTCTGCAAAAAACAACTAAGCAGATACGGTATGGAGAAAGCCACCAGTGCTCTTAAAATACTTCCTTTTGTAAAATTTTTTTCCATTTTTCTCCCTCAGGCATCTGTACATCAAAACTCATTTCTGTTTATAAGTTTTCTCTCCATAAACAGCTCACACACAAACGAGCAGAAAAAACGGCACAGCCCACATCTGAGCCATACCGTTTTCCCTTTAAAAAACAAGATGCCGCTTTTTCTGCTATCCTGTGTTTTATTCAAATGCCTTTCCAACAGAACCGAAGAGTTCCATTTTTTCCTTGATTGTTTCGCAGATAGCGTCAAATCCAGGTTTTAATAATTTACGAGGATCATATCCTTTTCCTTCGTTGTCTTTGCCTGCTTCAATGTATTCTCTTGTAGCTGCTGCAAAGGATAACTGGCACTCTGTATTTACGTTGATTTTAGATACACCTAAATCAATGGCTTTTTTAATCATATCAGCCGGAATACCCGTGCCTCCATGAAGAACTAATGGCATTTCACCTGTTAACTTCTGAATATCGTCCAGAACATCGAAACGAAGTCCGCCCCAGTTTTCCGGATATTTTCCGTGAATATTTCCGATACCTGCTGCCAGCATGTCTACACCCAGGTCTGCAATCATTTTACATTCCTTCGGGTCTGCACATTCGCCCATACCTACGACACCGTCTTCTTCTCCGCCGATAGAACCGACTTCAGCTTCCAGGGAAAGTCCAAGACCTTTACATACGCCAGCCAGTTCTTTTGTTTTCTCTACATTTTCTTCGATTGGGTAGTGAGAACCGTCGAACATGATGGAAGAAAATCCTGCTTTGATACATTTGTAGCAACCGTCATATGTACCGTGGTCTAAGTGCAAAGCAACCGGAACTGTAATATTCAGTTCTTCAATCATGGCTTTTACCATGTCTGCTACTGTTTTGAAACCACACATATATTTTCCTGCACCTTCAGAAACACCTAAGATAATAGGGGATTTGCATTCTTCTGCTGTTAAAAGTGCTGCTTTTGTCCACTCCAGGTTGTTGATATTAAACTGACCTACTGCGTAATGTCCTGCTTTTGCTTTTTTCAACATTTCTGCTGCTGATACTAACATAATTCATGACCTCCATTTATTTATTGTGCTGAAACTATTATAACACATTTTCCCTTTCAGGCAAGCATTTCTTAATGCAAATTCGGAGAATCCATGGTATAATGATTGCACGTTGTGCAACCCACGG
This region includes:
- a CDS encoding MATE family efflux transporter codes for the protein MEKNFTKGSILRALVAFSIPYLLSCFLQTFYGMADLYVTGQYNGAAAISAVSIGSQVMHMITVVIVGLAMGTTVLLGQAVGEKNKGKAGKLVGNTVVLFLAVSLISTGILLLVIQQIMEWVSVPKEALGQTREYLTICFLGIPIITAYNILSCIFRGMGDSKSPMYFVAAACVLNILLDFAFIGGLHMGAAGAAWGTVLSQTASVVLAFLAIRKKKGMMLKLKKQDFVPDRPTLGSILKIGVPVACQDGFIQISFLLITVIANQRGVVAAAGVGIVEKVISFLFLVPSAMLSSISAIAAQNIGAGKHERAEKTLGYGLVLSVSFGILAAGACILAPEAVLKLFSQDKNIIVMGSQYLKAYALDCAIAGVHFCFSGYFCAYGRSAVSFLHNLISAVCVRVPGAYLAALYFPDTLYPMGLAAPAGSLVSSAICIFVFFHWKRKGILGQKRFQE
- the fba gene encoding class II fructose-1,6-bisphosphate aldolase, with protein sequence MLVSAAEMLKKAKAGHYAVGQFNINNLEWTKAALLTAEECKSPIILGVSEGAGKYMCGFKTVADMVKAMIEELNITVPVALHLDHGTYDGCYKCIKAGFSSIMFDGSHYPIEENVEKTKELAGVCKGLGLSLEAEVGSIGGEEDGVVGMGECADPKECKMIADLGVDMLAAGIGNIHGKYPENWGGLRFDVLDDIQKLTGEMPLVLHGGTGIPADMIKKAIDLGVSKINVNTECQLSFAAATREYIEAGKDNEGKGYDPRKLLKPGFDAICETIKEKMELFGSVGKAFE